Proteins encoded by one window of Rutidosis leptorrhynchoides isolate AG116_Rl617_1_P2 chromosome 7, CSIRO_AGI_Rlap_v1, whole genome shotgun sequence:
- the LOC139857875 gene encoding uncharacterized protein — protein sequence MSPNATTPVHHLSLRSVLEKEKLNDTNLLDWYRNLRIVLKVEKKSYILDGLVPEEPPANATKSIRDAWTKYTDDSTEVACLMLATMIPDLQKDLEHHDAFEMLKQLKEIFQQQARQQRFDTVRALYACKMTEGTSVSSYVLKMKSYIYKLERLGSSIGPELAIDLILNSLPKFYDQFVLNYNMNNLEKSISELHLMLKTAEKNIPSKTSEVLMIREGKIKKP from the coding sequence atgtcaCCCAATGCAACTACACCCGTTCACCACCTTTCTCTAAGATCTGTTTTAGAGAAGGAAAAACTCAATGATACGAACTTATTAGACTGGTATCGTAATTTGAGAATTGTGCTCAAAGTCGAAAAGAAGTCGTATATACTTGATGGACTCGTTCCCGAGGAACCCCCTGCTAATGCCACTAAGAGCATCCGAGATGCTTGGACTAAGTACACGGATGACTCCACAGAGGTAGCGTGCCTCATGTTAGCCACCATGATTCCAGACTTGCAAAAGGACCTGGAACATCATGATGCCTTTGAGATGCTTAAGCAGTTAAAGGAAATATTCCAGCAACAAGCTAGGCAACAACGCTTTGACACTGTCAGAGCGTTATACGCATGCAAGATGACAGAGGGGACATCTGTAAGCTCTTATGTTCTAAAAATGAAGAGCTACATATATAAGCTTGAGAGACTTGGATCTTCCATTGGTCCTGAGTTGGCAATAGACTTGATCCTCAACTCACTACCAAAGTTTTATGACCAGTTCGTCTTGAACTACAATATGAACAATTTGGAGAAATCTATCTCGGAGTTGCATTTAATGCTTAAGACTGCCGAGAAGAATATTCCATCCAAAACCTCTGAAGTCCTCATGATTCGGGAAGGAAAAATCAAGAAGCCATAA
- the LOC139857876 gene encoding uncharacterized mitochondrial protein AtMg00810-like, with product MGESKSITTPMEPNLKMKKDQGKELKDVKLFRQMVGSLIYLTITRPEIAYSVGIVSQFMQCPTNVHLDSAKRILRYVKGSIGHGLWYKKCDNVLLNGFVDADWMGDADIAYFIHVFLSDIDYILVRSNTIWRL from the coding sequence ATGGGGGAGTCAAAGTCTATAACTACTCCAatggaaccaaacctcaaaatgaagAAAGATCAAGGAAAAGAGCTCAAGGATGTGAAGTTGTTCCGACAAATGGTTGGAAGTTTAATCTATCTAACCATCACAAGGCCGGAAATTGCTTACTCGGTTGGCATTGTTTCACAATTTATGCAATGTCCAACTAATGTTCATCTTGATTCAGCAAAAAGGATCCTTCGTTATGTGAAAGGATCAATAGGTCATGGCTTATGGTATAAGAAGTGTGATAATGTTTTGTTAAATGGTTTCGTAGATGCAGATTGGATGGGAGAcgctgatatcgcatattttatacacgttttccttagcgatatcgattacATTTTAGTCCGTTCGAATACGATTTGGCGGTTATAA